The Candidatus Mycolicibacterium alkanivorans genome contains a region encoding:
- a CDS encoding acyl-CoA dehydrogenase family protein — protein MTLDVTTAFDAASNADLWQRISADAAGRERRGADPREQVEWVRDHGLTALTLPPRLGGPGGSIRDLLGVIIDLARADPIVAHILRAHYVQIQQIARIPDAPVQRRWAAEVAAGKIFGNAYSERTGKAGTTSFETSLRPVNGGWSLNGAKFYSTGTAFADWVTVGARLDERRVAWVNIPVDRDGVRIDDDWDGIGQHRTGTGSTTLTNVLVTESDFLLVSDLDDRPVASDLPLAQLYLQAIMAGILHDVVDDAGELIRGRTRTFDHAPTDRPSDDPVLLQTIGRLSAAAYTARAAVLTAADDIDSAYESVRNQAPDARLFAQASLSAARVKVHVDETALTAAASIFEVGGASSASRSKNLDRHWRNIRTLTLHNPTSYKAVAIGNLEANGEPLPANGYF, from the coding sequence ATGACCCTCGATGTGACAACCGCATTCGACGCCGCATCGAATGCCGATCTGTGGCAACGAATCTCCGCCGATGCGGCCGGCCGGGAGCGGCGGGGCGCGGACCCGCGCGAGCAGGTGGAATGGGTTCGCGACCACGGCCTGACCGCACTGACGTTGCCGCCCCGGCTCGGTGGACCGGGCGGTTCGATCCGCGACCTGCTGGGCGTCATCATCGATCTCGCGCGCGCCGACCCGATCGTTGCGCACATACTGCGGGCGCACTACGTGCAGATCCAGCAGATCGCACGGATCCCCGACGCCCCGGTGCAGCGACGATGGGCCGCGGAGGTGGCGGCCGGCAAGATCTTCGGTAACGCCTACAGCGAGCGTACCGGCAAGGCGGGCACCACGTCGTTCGAGACCTCGCTTCGTCCGGTCAACGGGGGTTGGTCGCTCAACGGTGCCAAGTTCTACAGCACCGGCACCGCTTTCGCGGACTGGGTGACGGTGGGTGCGCGGCTCGACGAGCGCCGCGTCGCGTGGGTGAACATCCCGGTGGATCGCGACGGCGTGCGCATCGACGACGACTGGGACGGCATCGGGCAACACCGCACCGGTACCGGGTCGACGACTCTGACCAACGTGCTGGTGACCGAGAGTGACTTCCTGCTGGTGTCCGACCTCGATGACCGCCCGGTGGCCTCGGACTTGCCGCTGGCGCAGCTCTACCTGCAAGCGATCATGGCAGGGATCCTGCATGATGTGGTCGATGACGCAGGCGAATTGATCCGCGGCCGCACCAGGACTTTCGACCACGCACCCACCGACCGCCCGTCCGACGACCCGGTGCTGCTGCAGACGATCGGCCGGTTGTCCGCGGCCGCTTACACCGCACGGGCCGCGGTCCTGACAGCGGCCGACGACATCGATAGCGCGTACGAATCGGTGCGCAACCAAGCGCCCGACGCCCGCCTGTTCGCGCAGGCATCGCTGTCCGCGGCCCGGGTCAAGGTGCACGTCGACGAGACCGCCCTCACAGCCGCGGCGTCGATCTTCGAGGTGGGCGGCGCGTCGTCCGCCAGTCGGTCGAAGAACCTCGACCGACACTGGCGCAACATCCGAACGCTCACCTTGCACAACCCGACGTCTTACAAGGCGGTGGCGATAGGGAACCTGGAGGCCAACGGAGAACCGTTGCCCGCCAACGGATATTTCTGA